DNA from Desulfomicrobium escambiense DSM 10707:
GAGCTGGCCGAGAACGTGAAAAAGGGCGACACCAAGATCTACCAGGACTGGAAGATGCCCGACGAAGCCGAGGGCGTCGGATTCGTCAACGCCCCCCGCGGTGCCCTGAGCCACTGGATCAAGATCAAGGGCGGCAAGATCGAGAACTTCCAGCTGGTCGTCCCGTCCACCTGGAACCTCGGCCCGCGCTGCTCCGAGGGTAAACTCTCGGCCGTGGAAGAGGCCCTCATGGGCACCCCCATCGCCGACGCGGAACGCCCGGTGGAAATCCTCAGAACCGTGCACTCCTACGACCCCTGCATCGCCTGCGGCGTGCATGTCATCGACGCCAAGACCAACCAGGTCCGCAAGTTCAAGATCCTGTAATCATGTACACAAAGGGGGCCCCGCTTTCCGGGGCCCCTTTCTTTCCTTGAACCGGAACCCGTTTTTGCGTAGCACAAGCGGCGAAGCGGACATCGTCACCCATTTTCCAACACGGAACAGTTCATGGCAGACAAGCGCATTCTCGTTCTCGGCGTGGGCAACATCCTGTTCACCGACGAAGGCATCGGCGTGCGCTGCATCGAACGGATGCAGCAGGATTTCACCTTTTCTGACAACGTCAGCCTCCTGGACGGCGGCACCCTGGGCACGAAGCTCATGGGATCCATCCTCGAGTCGGATTACCTCATCGTCTGCGACGCGGTCCTGTGCGGCGACGAACCCGGCTCCGTATACCGCCTCATGGGCGAGGATTTGCGCAAGAGCCTCGCCTTCCGCGACTCCATGCACCAGACGGACCTGGTGGACACCCTGGGCATGTGCGAACTGGTCGGCAACCGGCCCGAGGCGATCGTCATCGGCATGGAGCCCTTCGACTACCACACCATGGCTTTGGAGCTCTCTGAAACCGCCGACCGCGCCATGCCCGTCATGATCGAGTCCGTGGTCAGGGAGATCCTCTCGGCCGGCGGAACCTGCACACCCAACTGAAGGAGGTAACCATGTGTCTGGCCATTCCCGCAAAAATTGAATCCATCGAGAACGGCGTTGCCCAGTGCCGCGTCGGCGAAGGCGAGACCTTCGTGACCGCCTCCCTCATGCTTCTGGACCAGGAAGCGACCTTGGGAGACTACGTCATCATCCATGCCGGCTTCGCCATCCGCAAGCTGGACCTCAAGGAAGCCCAGGAAACCCTGACCATCCTTCGTGACCTGGCCAACGCCTACGACGAAGTGCAACGCAAGTACAACACGGAGGTCGGCGGTGTCGAAGCCTGATGCCGACAAGGCCCTCGGCTGCCTGACGGGGCTGGCCGTGTGCGAGGCCCTGGCCGAACTTTCCGGAACGACCCCGCCCGTCACGGTGCCCCTGGAGAGCGGACTGTGGGGTGACGGCACCTCCATGACCCTGGCCATTGCCGAGAGCCTGGCCGAATGCGGCGGCGTGGACGAGCGCGACCAGATGGTCCGCCTGACCAGCTGGTTCCGCTACGGCTACCAGAGCTCCGGGGAGACCTGCGACCGCATCGACGATACCGTCAAGGCCGCCATCATGCGCTTCGAGCGCACCTGGAACCCCATCGACGAAGACCTGACCCAGGGCGATGCGTGCCTGGCCCGCGTCGCGCCGACGGCAATATTTTTCGCGGGTGCGACCGAAGCGGCCCTGGACGCCTGCGCACGCGCCACCCGCATCACCCATTCTGGCCGCCAGAGCGTGGACGCCTGCAGACTGTTGGCGGCCATGCTGGACGAAGCCCTGACGGGAGCGGACAAGCAGCGCGTCCTGCGCCCGCAGCCTCCCGCGGACCTCTGCCCCGAAGCCGAGAGCCTGTGTGGGACCGCTCCGGCCCCTGGCGAACACCCGGCCTGCCGGGCGCTGGCCGCGGCCGTGAACGCCTTTGCCGGAAGCGAATCCTTCGCTTACGGCTGCGCCCTGTGCCTGCCGCACGGACCGCGCGCCATGGCCGCCTATGGGCAGTTGGCCGGCGCCTGGTACGGTTTCGAGGCCATACCCGCGGCCTGGCGGCAGAGTCTGGCCCGCGTCGAGCTGCTGCAGAAAGCGGCGGAGTCCTTGCAGAAAAGCTGAAGTCCGACAAAACTTGCCAAAAGCCCCCCCCGTCCGTAGCATGGGAACGCCTTTGCGGCGCTCCCATTTTTTTTGCGCCCAAGGCCCTGCGGATGTTGCCCCTTTGCCGAAAGAACACAGAACATAAGCGAGTTTGCAATATGAGCAGCCGAATATCCTACGCCTTTTTCTTCGTCTTCCTCCTGCTGGCCGGTGCCCTGGGAGCCCTCTACTACGTCAAGGGCGAGTGGAACCCGCCGACCCTGTCCGTGACGCCCGACCAGTCCACGGCGGGCGCATCGACCGTGTTTACCGTGACGGCTTCGGATGCCGACTCGGGCCTCAGGCTCCTGCACGTCACGGCCACGCAGAACGGCAACACCATCGACATCGTCAAGAGGGACCTCCCCGAGGGAACCCGCGACCTGACCGAGACCTTCTCCCTGCCCAAGAACATCTCCAACGGCGCCGTGACCCTCGCCGTCACGGTCAAGGATAACTCCTGGCATCGTCTTGGCCACGGCAACAGGGCCGACTTCAAACGCGACATGACCGTGGACTCCAAGCCCCCCGTCGTTTCCGTCCTCTCGGGGCAGCACAACGTGAACCAGGGCGGGACGGGCCTTCTGGTCTACAGCACCGACGAAGAACTGGGCAGAAGCGGCGTGCGCATGGGCGAGCACTTCTTCCCGGGCTTTCCCTTCCAGCCGGGCAAGTACCTGTGCTTCTTCGCCATCCCCTACGACGCCGACGTCAAGACCCTGACCCCGGCCCTGGTGGCCAGCGACCTGGCCGGCAACGAGGTGTCCATCGGGTTCTTCTTCAACCCCAAGACCAAGGCGTTCAAGCACGACAGCATCAACATCTCCGACAATTTCCTGCAGTCGAAGATGGGTCAGTTCACGCAGTATTTCCCTGACCAGACCCAGCCCATCGACATCTTCCTCAAGGTCAACAGCGAACTCAGGGCCAAGAATGTTGCCTATCTGCTGCAACTCGGCAAGGACACGGTGCCCCAGAAGCTCTGGGACGGCCCCTTCATCCGCCTGCCCAACAGCGCGCCCATGGCCGGGTTCGCCGACAACCGCACGTACATGCATGGCGGACAGGCCGTGGACAACCAGACCCACCTCGGGGTGGACCTGGCATCTCTGGCCACCTCGCCCGTGCCCGCCGGCAACACCGGCCGCGTCGTCCTGGCCGAGTTCATGGGCATCTACGGCAACGTGGTCGTCCTGGACCACGGCTTCGGCATCCAGTCCCTGTACTCGCACCTGAGCGAGATTCACGTGCACAAGGGCGAAACCGTCCAGCGCGGCCAGATCATCGGCAAGACCGGCGCCACTGGCATGGCCGGAGGCGACCATCTGCACTTCGGCATGCTCGTCTCGGGCCTCGAAGTGCAGCCCATCGAATGGTGGGACCCGCACTGGATCAAGGACAACATCACCTCCAAGCTGCAGTGACCAAAGGCCCTCCGGGGCCTTTTTTCGTGCCGTCGCAACACGGGTGACAAGCCGGGCCGGGCTTTGCTAGAAGGCTGCATCGCCCCGGCCCCGGCCGCAACCCCAGCACTCCACGAGGATCCCATGTCCGAATTCGCCAACGTCACCGTGATCAGGAAGGCCAACGTCTACTTCGACGGCAAGGTCACCAGCCGCACCATCGTCTTTCCCGACGGGTCCAGAAAGACCCTTGGCGTCATGCTCCCCGGCGATTACGAATTCGGCACGGCAGACAGGGAGATCATGGAGATCCTGGCCGGAGAGCTGGATGTGCTGCTGCCCGGCGCCAACGCCTGGCAGGCCTTCGCCGCCGGCACGTCCTTCGAGGTGCCCGCCAACTCGAAGTTCTCCCTCAAGGTCCGGACCCTGACGGACTACTGCTGCTCCTTCATCAAGTGACCCGCGGGCCGGACATCCGGCCCGGACACCACGCCATGAAAATCACCGTCCTGGTGGACAACGCCACCCTCATCGACCGTTATTTCCGGGCCGAGCCCGGCCTCTGCCTGTTCATCGAGGACGAAGGCCTGAAGATCCTCTTCGACTGCGGCTACTCCGGGCTCTTCCTGGACAACGCCCGCAAGATGGGGGTCACGCTCTCGGACCTCGACGCCGTCGTCCTGTCCCACGGGCATCTGGACCACACTTGGGGCCTCGAAGCCCTGACCCGCCACCTGTGCGAGGAGCGCCTGGAAGGCCGCCCCTGCTCCCGTCCGACCCTGGTGGCTCACCCGGCGGCCTTCCGCAGCATCCGCGAAGGCGGCAACCCGGAACTCGGCCCGCTGCTGGAGCCGGGCAAGCTCTCCCGGCACTTCGCCCTCAATCTCTCCGCGGCACCCCTGCCCATGGGCGAGCGTCTTCTCTTCCTCGGGGAAATCCCGCGCCGCCACGCCTTCGAGGTGTCCCCGGGCATCGGCACCAAGGAAGGGGACGACGGTCCCGACCTGCTCCCCGACGACTCGGCCCTGGTCTGGCGCGGGGACGACGGGCTGGTCGTGGTCACGGGGTGCTCCCACGCGGGCATCTGCAACATCGTCGACCACGCCGTGGCCCTGACCGGCGAGACCCGCATCCAGGACGTCATCGGCGGCCTGCACCTCCTGTCCCCCTCGGCGGAACGCCTGAACGGCACCGTAGCGCACCTGCGCGCCCTCACCCCGAAACACCTGAGCCCCTGCCACTGCACGGACCTGCACTCGAAGGTCGCCCTGACCGGAGCGGCCCCGCTGCGCGAGGTCGGCGTGGGCCTCACGGTCAGCTACGCCTAGACCGCCGGGCCAACGGCGCAAAAAAAGGGACGCTCCGTGAGGAAGCGTCCCTGCGGTCGGCGCGGCGGTCCGGCCTAGGCCCATTCGTGGGCGAAGTATTCCGGCCCGGCGATCTTGTAGCCTTTCTCCTCGACGACCTTGACGATGGCGGCCATGTCGTCTGCCAGGATGCGGAAGACCAGCAGACGCCTGTTGTCGCGGTAGAAGGTCGAGGTGGACAGGATATTCACGCCCAGGTCGAAGAAGAGCCGGCTCAGATCGGCCATGACGCCCTTGCGGTCCTCGACCTCGATGGCGATGCGGTTGCCGCCCAGTTCCAAGCCCATCTCCTCGACCAAGACGGCCAGCATGGAGCTGCGGCTGATGTAGCCCTTGAGGTGGCTGTCCTTGTCGATGACGGCCAGACCGGCCAGGTCGCGGTCGTGCATGATCTTGGCGGCCACCTCGATCTCCGTTTCCGGATGCACGGTGGGCATCTCCTTGCGCACCAGATCCTTCACCGTCAGCTTGGAAAAGAGGTAATTGAGCTCGTGCTTGCTGAAGGTGGTCGCGCCCGAAGGAAGGGCGGCCCGGATGTCCTCCTTGGCCACATAGCCCTTGAGCTTCCCGCCTTCGACGACAAGCAGAATCCAGAGTTTGTTCTCCTCCATCATCCGGTCCGCCTTGATGATCAGGGTGTCGGAGGTGATGGTGGGGACATGCTTCTGCATGGCAAGGCCTACATACATGGTTCTCTCCTTGGAAAATTGGGTGAATCCCTCATGCAAAGTGCAGTGACAGCCTCGAACCTTTTTGCTATATCCTTGTTTCCATTGCCGGAAATAACCACGATGTGAAACAAGGTCCCGCTCGAAACATCCATGAGACGTGCAGTTCTTCTTATTATCGGCCTGTGCTTCCTGACAAGCATAACCAGGCCCGCTTTTTCAGAAAAACCGCTACGTCTTTTTTTCGAGAAGAACATCAGCGTCGAAGCCAAGCCCGGTCAGGAGCACACCGTCCGGCAAGGCGAGTGGCTCTTCAAGATCCTGCAGGACAAGGGATATTCGGGCGCACAGATCCAGCAGCTCATGCCCGGCATACAGGCCCTGAACCCCCACATACCGAACCTGAGCCATCTCAAGCCCGGCCAGATCATCCGCCTCCCCGAGGGTGTCGCGCCCGCGCCGCCGGCCCCGGCTCGGCCTGCCTCGGACATTCCGTCAGACACATACGAAAAGCGGGCCTACGTGGTCCAGGCCGGGGACACCCTGGTGGACATCCTTCAAAACCAGGGCGTGTCCGCGAGCCTGATTTTCGGCAAGTACATGGACCTCTTTCTGGAACTCAACCCATCGATTCCCGACGCCAACACCCTGCGCGCCGGCCAGGAAATCATCCTGCCTGTAATCAAGGGCGGTGCGCGGCCCGCCGTGGCGCCTGCCGAAGCGACGCGGCCGCAGGAGCCCGAGCAGACCGGTCAGGCACCGCAACCCGCGCCGGTCCCAGCCAAGCCCGTGACGATCGTCGCCGTGCCGGTTTCGCCGGACACGAGGGTCGAAGCCGTCACGAACCAGACAGGAACGCCCAGGCAAGGTCCGCCCGGCGCGTCGTCCTCCGCGGCGGCCGGACCGGCCGTGTCCCAGGCTGCCCCCGCTCCCGAACCGGAACCTTCCCCACTCCCCGAATCCCGGCCGGAGAAGCAC
Protein-coding regions in this window:
- a CDS encoding HyaD/HybD family hydrogenase maturation endopeptidase, which encodes MADKRILVLGVGNILFTDEGIGVRCIERMQQDFTFSDNVSLLDGGTLGTKLMGSILESDYLIVCDAVLCGDEPGSVYRLMGEDLRKSLAFRDSMHQTDLVDTLGMCELVGNRPEAIVIGMEPFDYHTMALELSETADRAMPVMIESVVREILSAGGTCTPN
- a CDS encoding HypC/HybG/HupF family hydrogenase formation chaperone, with protein sequence MCLAIPAKIESIENGVAQCRVGEGETFVTASLMLLDQEATLGDYVIIHAGFAIRKLDLKEAQETLTILRDLANAYDEVQRKYNTEVGGVEA
- a CDS encoding ADP-ribosylglycohydrolase family protein, whose product is MSKPDADKALGCLTGLAVCEALAELSGTTPPVTVPLESGLWGDGTSMTLAIAESLAECGGVDERDQMVRLTSWFRYGYQSSGETCDRIDDTVKAAIMRFERTWNPIDEDLTQGDACLARVAPTAIFFAGATEAALDACARATRITHSGRQSVDACRLLAAMLDEALTGADKQRVLRPQPPADLCPEAESLCGTAPAPGEHPACRALAAAVNAFAGSESFAYGCALCLPHGPRAMAAYGQLAGAWYGFEAIPAAWRQSLARVELLQKAAESLQKS
- a CDS encoding M23 family metallopeptidase; amino-acid sequence: MSSRISYAFFFVFLLLAGALGALYYVKGEWNPPTLSVTPDQSTAGASTVFTVTASDADSGLRLLHVTATQNGNTIDIVKRDLPEGTRDLTETFSLPKNISNGAVTLAVTVKDNSWHRLGHGNRADFKRDMTVDSKPPVVSVLSGQHNVNQGGTGLLVYSTDEELGRSGVRMGEHFFPGFPFQPGKYLCFFAIPYDADVKTLTPALVASDLAGNEVSIGFFFNPKTKAFKHDSINISDNFLQSKMGQFTQYFPDQTQPIDIFLKVNSELRAKNVAYLLQLGKDTVPQKLWDGPFIRLPNSAPMAGFADNRTYMHGGQAVDNQTHLGVDLASLATSPVPAGNTGRVVLAEFMGIYGNVVVLDHGFGIQSLYSHLSEIHVHKGETVQRGQIIGKTGATGMAGGDHLHFGMLVSGLEVQPIEWWDPHWIKDNITSKLQ
- a CDS encoding pyrimidine/purine nucleoside phosphorylase → MSEFANVTVIRKANVYFDGKVTSRTIVFPDGSRKTLGVMLPGDYEFGTADREIMEILAGELDVLLPGANAWQAFAAGTSFEVPANSKFSLKVRTLTDYCCSFIK
- a CDS encoding MBL fold metallo-hydrolase, which produces MKITVLVDNATLIDRYFRAEPGLCLFIEDEGLKILFDCGYSGLFLDNARKMGVTLSDLDAVVLSHGHLDHTWGLEALTRHLCEERLEGRPCSRPTLVAHPAAFRSIREGGNPELGPLLEPGKLSRHFALNLSAAPLPMGERLLFLGEIPRRHAFEVSPGIGTKEGDDGPDLLPDDSALVWRGDDGLVVVTGCSHAGICNIVDHAVALTGETRIQDVIGGLHLLSPSAERLNGTVAHLRALTPKHLSPCHCTDLHSKVALTGAAPLREVGVGLTVSYA
- a CDS encoding CBS domain-containing protein, with product MYVGLAMQKHVPTITSDTLIIKADRMMEENKLWILLVVEGGKLKGYVAKEDIRAALPSGATTFSKHELNYLFSKLTVKDLVRKEMPTVHPETEIEVAAKIMHDRDLAGLAVIDKDSHLKGYISRSSMLAVLVEEMGLELGGNRIAIEVEDRKGVMADLSRLFFDLGVNILSTSTFYRDNRRLLVFRILADDMAAIVKVVEEKGYKIAGPEYFAHEWA